GTCACCATAGCTTAAACATGTCAAAATGTCCTATGGTTATGATATGCTACCATAAAAACTCTTTAAGGAATAAAACAGCATTGAAGTTGTGTTTCAGTTGGTTGCATTTTGAtctctttttcttttgttttctgtttcaaACCATTTGAGCTAAATGTGTGACATCTGAGATCATGTGACATCCAACAAGCACAATGTAATGTTTCTGGCTTCTCACATTTGCCTCAAAATGAACCTAAAATAGAGATGTCAAACTGACTGAGTTTGGGGCGGGACTACAAGTTTTGCAGAGGGAATGTTTGAAACTATCTTTGTTTATGCAAATTATTTAGGTAACAAGCACAGATTAAACGTACTTTTTCTCCTTTTTGCACTAATACTGTGTAAACTATACAACCTGCACAaaaattatcacaaaaaaaaactattattaCAACATGAAATGCAGGCACAAACTGTCTGAACTTTCTGGCCATTTGGATTTGGATACGAAGATGAGGGTTaggttttgtttcatttaatgcTAAAAATCTCTAAAACCTCAAATTATATTAGACTATACTGTACAGGGTTTACTGTTAATgcaatatttagattttataCTGTATAATTGTCATTTTATtgctgtgttgtgtgtgtgtgaattgaCATacagcccttttcacacagacattccggaaaatacacggaaaatgcatcctggatttttccggaatcgTTAGATTTTTATCATTCACACTGCCACGATTAcccggcatctgatggtcccgggaagacacgtgacctgttgaaagtcctgCACTATCTTCTACCTAGCGTCTgaagtttacaaattatttattatttctttctccagaaaccactcgcatgcatttttgtttatgataagactataaaggagcgcgtgaacgcacagttcttTACTGGTGAATGATCTTAGCttctgagtggatatttgatgagctccctgatctctgcttaaatacagttttttgacatttctcatcgtgattgtttatatgcatttaaaacctgtaatttgaggagctgaacgatatatcttgttgggatgacgcgcgggtattttcgtttattgtAGCTTAAATGAGcatgtgacgcgatattcttttatgctgctgaatgatctccgtttcgacgagctaacttacctgatatctgcttcagtccagtttcctgacatttctcgtcatgaatgttgtaaatccctcatattaaagagttgaaccaacttcatatTAAACGTCAGTAGAACCCTGCTGCAGACACATAAAGTGATGTGTGATGTTACTGGACCCTAAACTCACAGACTCTCAGATTAAACTGATACAAGAGACAGAGGCTGGTGTTAGAAAGTTGGGGGACCCCCCAATAATAATATCCCTCTGCTCCCCTCATTGTGGGCACTGCAGTCAGTAAGAACACacagcagcaaacacactgttaGTAATCTGAAACTTCTCATTATCAAACTTTCTGAAGATAATCTCAACTTTTTACACAACTTGTCACATGAATAAATAACAGGACActaaatattgattttaaatattttattaactaATTTATAACAAATCCATGTGGGCATGAGAAAAGTGATGTTCGAGCCTTGGTTAGGTCTGGTggtctttctgtgtggagtttgcatgttcttccTGTGTCAGCGCCGGTTTATCTGGGTACTCTGGtctcctcccacaggccaaaaacatggaAGTTAGGTGaactggagatgccaaattCCCCATCCCCCAATGTGTGTATAGATCAGTTTGTGTGGATTaccttgtgtatggattaatccatgaatatagccatagatgctggaatgacGTTttgaataaacacacaaacaaacagaaaagaGATGGAGTGGAGAGATACAACATAACCTAAAGTTAAGTAGCTAAAATGCTGATAAAAGTTGCATTTTCCCTCTCACATTATAATATatcacaaaaaacataaataaaatgcacaGGTAAATTAAACAACATACTTATGAATTAATGAACTCTTTCTGTAAACAGCGGTTTGAACAACAAAAAACCCATCTTTGGTCAATGTGTGACGTATGAGATCACGTGACAGCCAACAAATATCAGAAATGTATAGAGCTGCATATGAagtaataaacatgtttatcaGAAATAAAGCAGCATGTAGACTCTTAGTTATATCTAGGGGTGGGCAATAAACCGGTATGATAGTAATTACCGGTATTGTGTCACGCCATGATATGGATTTTGCAAAACCGTTGATACCGgcgttacatattttaaattctaTTTTTGCACTTATCAGGGTTCCTGCGGGGTGTTACAAAAAACTAACCTTCAGAAAGTTATATCTATGGTTTTAAAACGCCCAGATCTTCATCCTAGGACTtaaatttaactttatgaatgttatttttttaagaccccgcgggagtTTACCCAAGTCTTAAAAGTCATACCTCCGTTCCCGAGATGCGCTGTCCACAGAAACACAAAACGAAAGGCTCCGATCGCACTTCAATCCATTTTtaatcatcattttttttaagaggATGCACATAATAGTGCACGCAAATCCTGCCAAAGACTATATTTCAGGTGCTGTGATCTGTATACAGCGAGTTTGGCGAGAAACAAGCCCGTGGCTTACCTATAGCATTACCAGGTTCTGAAACATAACAGGAAGCGAACAAaatcaacactgctttattgaaaatcaacttaaacagtcggGTTGTCAAATCCCAAGGCACCAACAGCGCGTCAACAGGGTTATACATTTAGGAGGCTTTTTTTTACCTCACTGCTTCAAAGTCGTTTAACGGTGTACTCCCTTTTTCACTCAGATCTGCTCTCTCTACTGCGCCCTGCACGCGCTCTCCAGGTAAGCGATTGGAGGACGGAAAGCAAGAAATTACCGTAATACACCATAATTTGGCAAAAAGTGCAATTTATCTTCTTTTAGAAACCATTCCTTTTTTGATAGCGCAAATGGTTGAGGAGTAACGGTTAAATGAATAGCGCTTTCAGAGTGCTTTAGCGGATAACGTAAGCAACATACCAAACACATTAAAAACAGCCTTTAATGGTAAATTTCGTTTTCTTAATGCAGGTTTATTAATTAGAGAGGCTATTAAACAATACATAGTGCATATTTGCGCATAAAAACGTATGAGTGGAGTGTTTTTGGCAATGTGAATCTGCtggttaattaaattaaattaaatgcaattaaatgcaataaatacatttattaatataacTAACTTGTATTAATAAACTGCATTCATTAATGCGTTCagggattaataataatttaaagtgAGATGGCATCTCCCATCAGATGTTCAtattaacaacaaaaagaaaatcttgttctttgtatatttataaatcaaacagacaCAAGATATACACAGCACACAGCTTTAAAGTTGTTGGATGTAGCGTAAAACATTGTAATAGCCTACAAGCAAATGACCATactaatttccatattttcaTACTTCCCATATTAGTGACAATATGCATAAGAAGATGAGTCCACCCATTCACACAATTGcgcttttaaaggaaaaaatgGGAAAAGATAAAAAATCATGTCTATGTCCAATCCCTCACTTATTAGTAACATAAGgtgaaaaatacaaattttgtcCGTAATTTAACTAAGGTTTACTACAGTGTGACTCCAAGTTTTATCTCATATGGCAACATACCGTAATACCGTTATACCGGCTGAAGAGTGAAAAATACCTTGATATGAATTTTTGCTCATACCGCCCACCCCTAGTTATATCTGAATATTTCAAATTAGCATTATTTAACTTTCATTTGAGTAACAAAACAGAGCAGAGATACAGATTTACAGTACCAAACAAATGTCATTTGTGCTAGTGGAtgctaaacacaaataaattaatttgctataataaatgtattagtaaccGTGTGAAAGAAAAGGTTAATTGCATAATCacaatatagaaattattaaacaGAAGTTTtgctataaatatatatttaactcAAATGGCGTATAAAAAGTTATctcttttagcttattttaccttatttaatttttttctcacaaATCCATATTAGAGCCCTATCACATGGCAAATCATTCCACCCTGATGAAACAGACTCAACACAGTTCTCTCCTCTACCACCATTGGGTTCTCCAGGCGACCAGAAGCTGAAACAACAGATCATCATTAGATCTTCAGTGTTGTTTTCTGTGTGATATGATGCTGACTGTGAGAATCATTTATTGGATAATAATCAGTTAAATTTAGTGATTTCTCACCTAGTGGTCAGTGTGCTGCCATCAACCCATTTCCATCTGCTCTCCTCATCAATGTCAGACAAACCAATCCAGATGCTGTCTTTACCAGACTCTTTCTGAACAAAATCctgagaagaaaaataatatggATATACAAACAACTGTACTAAAACCCCcctgcgcacacacacacacacacacacacacacacacacacacacacacacacacacacacacacacacacacacacacacacacacacacacacacacacacacacacacacacacacacacacacacacacacacattctggtttccatgttttgtggggacattccatagacgtaatgcattttataccatacaaactgtatattctattccccttacctgccccattccctaaccccaaccatcacaaaaacctttcttgtaccttagattttcaataaacatcatcttgtttgatttataagcttgtttcctcatggggacatcaaaatgtccccacaaggtcacaaaaacactggtattcctatctttgtggggacaattggtccccacaacgtgataattaccaggtacacacacacatgcacacacacacacacacacacgcacgcacataACTCACTTGTTCCTCTCTGTTGTTAATGATGATCAGATCTGCTCCTCTCTCTCTACAGTAACTTCTGCTTTCATTCCAGCTCTTTAGCTCAGATGAAATGAAGTAAAAGCTGATTTTTTTgtatatccatccatctgttaACACAACCAATTCAACCATTATCCTCTCATTCTCACCCACAGTAAAGTATGCTGCGTTTTAACTAACAAATCAGTTTTGTTTTGGTGTGGTTTTAGATTTAGTTTAAGATTACCAGTTTGATTAAAAATCTCCCACAATCGCTCCATCTTCTTACTCAACTGGTCTCTTTGTTTTATAGAGTTGTTAATGTTGGTTAATAATCCATCATTTTCTTTCGTAAGGTTGATGTTCTTTATTAGTAGCAGGTTTATCTCCTCTGTAAGATTGTGGTTTTTGTTCACTAGTTGATCTCTGtgttgattgtttgtattgATGAGGACACGCAGCACTATGACTGCAGTCAGTAAAAGATCACATAGCAGCACCAAACACACTGTAACTGATCTGCAACATGTCATCTTCACACGCTCACTTCCTGAAAATGACAGATTAAAAGTTAAATGCTTTATTATTTCCACACAAACTATTTTAAATGcatctgtgtttgtatttataccTGTATGTCAAGATTTTTATTTTCTTCTCTCTGCATCAGCGTCTTGGACAATCCTAAGAGACCTATGAgtttttatactgtatgaaGTGTATTTAGGAGGCACATGGTGATGTGATTCAACCAATCAGCTTGAAGAGGTGTCTATAGCCatccctcacctctgtcccgtgacagtttttgcagcatcccttcTCCACTCCATCACCTCACTCTCAGCTAGTTTTATCTATCACAGTTAACACTGTGAGGTCTTGGCTGGTTTTGCATCCTTGAGCAGGTTTGACCAgcactgacatttgcttaaaaacataataatgatAAAAGTCTCACAACACtgtgtatacaatactatatgAGCATCATGTATGTACATGATTgtacatttcttttttaaagaaaaatgtttatgcatggtttttgaaaagCCACATTTTTAttagtcactgatataagtccataAAACCCAATACAtgttttcacaagacttttcaaaaGAGGATCTAGTAGTTTAGAGTTTTAAagtttctaagacacttttttCTTAGAAAGGCCATATGTGAGAAACAACCTGAATATAATATCTGATTGACAGTTGAGTAAACAAAGACTTGCATAACGAGCTGCGTAATGAACCTTTTAGGCAGAAATGTGAGAGGAATCTACTTTctcttttatatttataaaaaaaacatttcaaaataaatgcaatatttccatttgtttaaagcaaaacattcacGTACTaaaggctacaggtgaagcagctctttacgccttctaacgtctcatagtttgtcctcatttatgtccaagagactcaataataatcttttacattttaatcctttcatttttatatttcaaaacgtTTGTGCGCAATAAGCAAATGCCGGTTGAAGCCTCGTTTATAGATGCATATTACTGacacgctctttaaataacaaaaacaacattgcaccattgacttaagactttagaccaggttagttggtcaatggcgtagtctattttagttgcctcaaaaaagcaacgcaccaacaatgtgcctgaactcgttttcagaccagaacaccCATGGGTGCGTAAATGGGCGCCAATGCATTTGCTAATTAAACAACATGATGCTGGACGTGAACATGATaaatgtgccatgctgaaacTGGCAAAAACACTTGCGCCgaggtgtatgatagggcccatAGTTTTGTTCGCTTGCAGACAAAGTTTTTAGTGTTATTTGTCCCTCTCTTAAGATCACTAACATAAAACATTGGAGGTCtgaaacagatgtgcaaatgaacCTAGTAAAAATGGATTTCATACATTGCATGAGAAGAGACAAATCGTTTCTATAAAGAAATCACAcagtgtgtctttttaaagtttcactTTGTTAATAGGTAGCACTGTGGTTAGCAGCATATGAAGAGCCAAACAAGCCATTGTTGATTTTTGCACTCTTTCACACACATTCTCTTTTCACATACATGTATTTATACTCTAATACACTTACATTCGCCTTTCACATGCACACTTGAAAAATAGGCATCATGGTTTGGTGTTGCTCAGTTTCTGTCTTTTTATAGAAGTGTAGAGTAGAGGTCTTCAATAAAAGACGATAGACTACAACATGATCCAAATATTATTGTTAGATCTCagacaaatgttttataaaatgtgtTAGGTACAGTAAGGGTTAAAGTACATACAGCCAGTGGTATTTCCAAAAAAACAgaattgtttaatgacttgCCACATGAATAAATATCTGGACactaaatattgatttgaaatattttattagctcaTTTATAACAAATccacataggcatgagaaaagAGATGAAGTGGAGAGATATAACATAACCTAAAGCTAAGTAGCCAAAATGCTGGTGAAAGTTACATATTCTGTCTAACATTACAATATATCACAAAAATTAGAGTTTATCAGCATAAAGCCAACTTTAGACTCTCAACTACTAATGAATATTTGAAATTAGCATTATTTCCCTTGCATTCAAGCAACACAGTACAGATACAGAACTACCAAACACACGTCATTTGTACCAGAAGTtactaaacacaaataaattaattttctATGATGAATTTCTTAGTATGTATCATGTGAAATCTGATTAAACAGAAGTTTGGCTCTTAACtatatattttacttaaatgacatgaaaaatttattttaagtttaagtttattttaaagtatttttaatcatttgtaCAATTAATTTTTGTTTAAGTCTAAGTACATGATAAATAATTTATCAAACAGAAGTTTTCCGTGGAAGATATAGCCATGCATAtacagtacactgaaaaaaccccagatttattcaatttactccattttttaaggttagtggtcgcaatcaaattatttaagctacatttaaataaattgaaaacaaaacaaaacaaaaacttttgtttaaatgtagctttaataaattgattgcaaccacttacctttaaaaaattaagtaaattgaatgaatcattttttcagtgtagtatATAACCATGCGTTAGTAGATGTTCCAAAAATATGTGACATAGATattaattgcatttctatcttttccatattttatttaaaaataaaaactgtctttCTCTCTTAACAGGTATTGTTTTGGAATAGTGAAAATTTGTATCTTGGTATAAGCATCTTTTGTACTATTGCCTCTCTATGACAAATAGTtttattgtttcctaatctttgGAGTTGCTTTGGTTAAAAtaatctgctaaatgcctatttcatgtaaatgtaatgcaatGTATATCAGCAACCTTTATCCTGCTCACACAGACTGCCTAAaactcatttaaaatgtttaactcacaGATCCATTTATAAGCTATTTTACATGAATAATCATACCATCCTGAATTATCAGACAAAGCACAGTTCTCTCCTCTTCCACCATTGGGTTCTGTAGACGCCCAAAAGCTGAAACAACAGATCATCATTAGATCTTCAGTGTTGTTTTCTGTGTGATATGATACTGACTGTGAGAATCATTTATTGGATAataatcacttaaattttgtgATTTCTCACCCAGAGTTCAGTGTGCTGTTATCAACCCATTTCCATCTGTTCTCCTCATCACTGTCAGTCAAACCAATCCAGATGCTGTCTTTACCAGACTCTTTCTGAACAAAATCCTGCAAAGAAAAACAATATGGATATACAAACATGTGGAAATACTTGTACCAATACTCCctgcacgcacacgcacacacacacgcacgcacacacgcacgcacgcacacacacacacacacacacacacacacacacacacacacacacacacacacacacacacacacacagtatctTTCACTCACttgttcctctttgttgttAATGATGATCAGATCTGCTCCTCTCTCTCTACAGTATCTTCTGCTCTCAGTCCAGCTCTTCTTCTCAGATGAAATTAAGTAAAAGCTGAATTGTTTgtatatccatccatctgttaACACAACCAATTCAACAATTATCCTTTCATTCTCACCCACAGTAAAGTATGCTGCGTTTTAACTAACAAATCAGTTTTGTTTTGGTGTGGTTTTAGATTTAGTTTAAGATTACCAGTTTGATTCAAAATCTCCCGCAATCGTTCCATCTTCTTACTCAACTGTTCTCTTTGTTTTTTAGAGTTGTTAATGTTGGTTATTAATCTATCGTTTTCTTTCGTGAGGTTAATGTTCTTTATTAGAAGCAGGTTTATCTCCTCTGTAAGATTGTAAGTCTTGTTCACTAGCTGGTTTATttgttgattgtttgtattgATGAGGACACACAGCATTATGACTGCAGTCAGTAGAAGAACACACAGCAGCACCAAACACACTGAAACTGATCTGCAACATGTCATCTTCACACGCTCACTTCCTGAAAATGATTAATGAAAAGTTAAATGCTTTATTATTTCCACACAAACCATTTTAAACGcatctgtgtttgtatttataccTGTATGTCAAGATCTTTATTTTCTTCTCTCTGCATTAGCGTCTTGGACAATCCTTAGAGTCCTATCAGGGTTtatatgaagtttatttaactaagtccGGGAGGAGCATGGTGatgtgatccaaccaatcagcttGAAGAGGTGTCTATAGCcgtccctcacctctgtcccgtgacagtttttgcagcatcccttcTCCACTCCATCACCTCACTCTCAGCTAGTTTTATCTATCACAGTTAACACTGTGGGGTCTTGGCTGGTTTTGCATCCTTGAGCAGGTTTGACCAgcactgacatttgcttaaaaacataattatgATTAAATTCTCacaacactgtgttcagcacaaactgggctacaatactATATGAGCatcatgtatgtacatgtttgtacaaccccaaatcagaaaaagttgggacactgtaggaattgtgagtaaaaaaggaatggaataatatgtgaccagtcacggaaagtagtttctaagctttccaaagatgtgtaacacatggaaatctgataagatatggagaagttgtggccatttgaatgtaacacatagccaattatataaagaatacaacgatctctgtgtaacttatgagtttgacttcatgctgcgctgcaagacgtcaaagtaccgcgagagcgagtcgaaattactttcggtactttgacgtcatccggctgcgGCGcccccataaagtcagtgacgcggctgacgtacgatgaggctgactgttatttgttccgccccagcttcttttatttttcttttgttttgtgcgcccgagcttcatttgcagtctggggagacgcacgctataagtttgaaaaaataaatacaactaagcaaacatgtctgaggaacagggcagccgcgtcacgtgacttcacgctcgagccggaagagaagacaattctgaataaagtcgtaattcttgtaattttggaccaaactgtattttcgatgcttcgacacaatcttactgacccactgatgtcacatggactactttgatgatgtttttattacctttctggacattgaaaccgtacatagattttcaatgaaggggatagaaaggtctcagactaaatctaaagttaaaacatcttaaactgtgttccgaatatgaacggaggtcttccgagtttagaacgacataagggtaagtcattaatgacattattttcagttttgggcgaactatccttattcagtagtcacactgttccctttgggggcggaggcgaaaacacaaacttatccagtatgtaaatatatacacaGACAATGATGCCCCCCGTTGCACGttagaatctctggaaaaacaagccgatttcaaccgcaaaatgtacgcttttaaatatacataaactgctatctcaaacatggagaggctaaaacttggataaacctttcagcattgatggtgcctttccagatgtgtaagctgcccatgtcacacgcactcatgcaaccccataCAATccgagatgcaggtttctgaaatgagcgcttataacaacttgggatgtccttgtcctctttagtccggatgaaatgacgtcccagttttccaaaaagaacttcaaatttttattcatctgaccacagaacagttttccactttgccaaagtccattttaaattatccttggcccagagaaaacgcctgcgcttctgggtcatgtttagatacggtggattgtgttcagagacaatgttttctggaagtattccagagcccatgttatgatttccattacagtagcattcctgtatgtgatgcagtggcgtctaagggcccgaagatcacaggcatccagtatggttttccagccttgacccttacgcacagagattgttccagattctctaaatctttggatgatattatgcactgtagatgatgataacttcaaactctttgcaatttttctgtgtgaaactcagaaaactatttttcaccgcagcattgggggaattggtgattctctgcccatcttgacttctgacagacactgccactctgagaggcttttttatacccaatcatgttgccaattgacctaataagttgcaaattagtccttaagctgttccttatatgtacatttacattttctggcctcttatctgtcccaacttttttggaatgtgtagctctcatgaaatccaaaatgagccaatatttgccatgacatttcaaaatgtcacactttcaacatttaatatgttatctatattctattgtgaataaaatataagtttatgagattagtaaatgatttcattccttttttactcacaatttctacagtgtcccaactttttctgatttggggttgtattttttagagaaaaatgtttatgcatggtttttgaaaagccacatttttaagtcactgatataagtccataAAACCCAACCCAggttttcacaagactttttaaaacagGATTTAGTAGTTTAGAGTTTTAAAGTTCCTAAGCCACTTTTTTCAGAGAAAGGCCATATGTGAGAAAGACCCTGAATATATGATTGACAGTTGAGTAAACAAAGACTTCTGCATAAAAAGCTGCGTAATGAACCTTTTAGGCAGAAATGTGAgaggaaaaaattatttaaaaaaaaatctaaataactgcaatatttttcatttgtttaaagcaaaacattcacTTACtacaggctacaggtgaagcagctctttactcCTTCTAACATCTCATAATTGGTCCTCATTTATATGGGCGCAATTACATTGAACAACGTGACGCTGGATGTTAAAATGATAAGTGTGCCATGCTGAAACTGGCAAAAAACAAGTGCCAAGTGCATGATAGGGCCCATAGTTTTGTTTGCTTGCAGACAACGTTTTTAGTGTTATTTGTCCCTCTACTAAGATCACTAAACACAAAACATTGGAGGTCTCAAACAGATATGCAAACTAACCTAGTAAAATTGGATTTCATACATTGCATGAGAAGAGACAAACCATTTCTATAaagaaactttttaaagtttcgcTTTGTTCATATGTAGCACTGCGGTTGGCAGCATATGAAGAGCCAAACAAGCCATTGTTGATTTTGGCACTCTCTCACACACATTCTCTTTTCACATACATGTATTTATACTCTAATACACTTACATTCGCCTTTCAcatgcacactgtaaaaaaggcAGCATGGTTTGGTGTTGCCCAGTTTCTGTCTTTTCATAGAAGTGTAGAGCAGAGGTCTTCAATAAAAGACGATAGAGTACAACATGATCCAAATATTATTGTTAGATCTCAGACAAAATGTAAGGGTTAGTGTACATACAGCCAGTGGTATTTGCAAAATAAACCAGAAATGGTTTAATGACTTCCAACATGAATAAATAACTAGACactaaatattgatttgaaatattttattagcttATTTATAACAAATCCACACAGGCATGAGAAAAGAGATGAAGTGGAGAGATATAACATAACCTAAAGCTAAGTAGCTAAAAGCTGATAAAAGTTACATATTCTGTCTAACattacaatatatatattttttaactaaAATCACAAGTAAATTAAATGACATACTGTATTAGTGAATTACCTTAAGCACAAATACGGATATGAAACATTCAAGGAGTTTTTAtttgtacagtatataaatgaAACAGCATTATGGTTCTGTTTCAGTCGGCTGCATCTCTCGGCTCTTTTTATAAACAGCACTTCGAACAACAAAATTAAACCATCTGTGGTCAAAGTCTCACATACTGTATGAGATCATGTGACATCCAACAAATACATGAAACATTCAGAGCTGCATATAAAGTGATGAATGTGTTTATCAGCAATAAAGCAACATTTAGTCTCTCAGTTACAAATGAATATTTGAAATTAGCATTATTTTCCTTACATTTTAGTAACAAAACACAGCACAGATACAGAGTTACCAAAAACACGTCATTTGTGCCAGTAGATGCTAAACACAATTAAA
This window of the Paramisgurnus dabryanus chromosome 10, PD_genome_1.1, whole genome shotgun sequence genome carries:
- the LOC141282888 gene encoding CD209 antigen-like protein C, whose translation is MLQKLSRDRGSERVKMTCCRSVTVCLVLLCDLLLTAVIVLRVLINTNNQHRDQLVNKNHNLTEEINLLLIKNINLTKENDGLLTNINNSIKQRDQIMVELVVLTDGWIYKKISFYFISSELKSWNESRSYCRERGADLIIINNREEQDFVQKESGKDSIWIGLSDIDEESRWKWVDGSTLTTSFWSPGEPNGGRGENCVESVSSGWNDLPCDRALIWICEKKIK